Genomic segment of Mycolicibacterium psychrotolerans:
GTGGCGCTGACGGTCACCGTGATGTGCGCGGTGTTGGCCGTACCGCTGGCGCTCTACATGGCCAAGATGGCGTCGCCGGCGGTGCGCATCGCGCTGGTGGTCGCGGTGACGACGCCGCTGTGGGCGAGCTACCTGGTGAAGGCGTACGCGTGGCGGATGCTGCTGTCGCCCGAGGGTCCGATGCATTGGGCGATCGGGTATTCACCGGGCTACGGGCTGACGGCGACGGTGATCACGCTGACCTATCTGTGGTTGCCGTACATGGTGATTCCGGTGTTCGCGGCGTTCCAGCGGGTGCCCGACTCCCTGGTGGACGCCAGCTCGGATCTGGGCGCCTCGGATCTGACGACGCTGCGGCTGGTGGTGGCGCCGATGGTGTTCCCCGGCGTGGCGGCCGGGTCGATCTTCACGTTCTCCCTGTCGCTCGGTGACTACATCGCGGTGACGATCGTCGGCGGCAAGACGCAGTTGCTGGGCAACATCATCTACGGCCAGCTCGTCACGGCGAACAATCAGCCGATGGCCGCGGCGCTGTCGCTGATCCCGTTGACGGCGATCCTGCTGTATCTGTTCGCGATGCGGCGCACCGGAGCATTGGAGAACGTGTAGATGCTCTCGTCACGGATGCGCGGAACCGCCCGGGTGTGGACGGTGCTGGTGCTGATCTTCATCTATGCGCCGCTGACCCTGGTGGTGGTGAACGCGTTCAACGCGTCGAAGACCTTCGCGTTCCCGCCCAGCGGGTTCACGCTGCAGTGGTGGCGCACCGCGTGGGCCAGCGAAGGCATGTGGACATCGTTGGGCAACTCGGTGGTGGTGGGGCTGGCCGCCACGGCCGTCGCGCTGGTCCTGGGAACCATGGCCGCGTTCGCGGTGCAACGCTACGAGTTCTTCGGCAAGCAGACCGTCAATCTGCTTGTGGTGCTTCCGATCACGCTGCCCGGCATCGTCACCGGTATCGCGTTGAACGCGACGTTCACCTCCGCGCTCGGCGTCACGCTCGGGTTGGCGACCGTGATCGTCGGGCATGCCACCTTCTGTATCGTCATCGTGTTCAACAACACTCAGGCGCGATTGCGGCGTCTGGGAACCAGCATGGAGGACGCCTCGGCCGATCTGGGGGCCTCGGCGTGGCAGACGTTCCGGTTCGTGACGCTGCCGATGATGCGCGGCGCGCTGGTCGCCGGCGCCATCCTGGCGTTCGCGCTGAGCTTCGACGAGGTCGTGGTCACGACGTTCACCGCGGGCCCCACCGTGCAGACGCTGCCGATCTGGATCTTCGGCAATCTGTTCCGGCCCAACCAGGCTCCGGTGATCAACGTGGTCGCCGCCGCGCTGACCCTGATCGCGATCGTGCCGGTGTGGCTCACCCAGCGGATCGGCGGCGACCCTGCGGGGACGCGGATCTGAGCCCTCCGGCGCTCACCACGTTAGGTCGCACGGTGACCCCCAACCCTTTCGATCTCACCGGTCATGTCAGCGTCGTCACCGGCGGCGGCTCGGGCATCGGACTTGGGATCGCCCACGGCCTTGCCCGCGCCGGCGCGTCGGTGGCGATCCTCGGCCGCAGCCCCGAACGCCTCGAGACGGCCGCGGCCTCGCTGCGCGCGCGGGGCCGGCCGGTGCTCGCGATCCCGTGCGACGTCACCGACGAGCCGACCGTGACGGCGACCATGGCACGCATTCGCGACGATTGGGGTTCGCTCGATTCGTGTTTCGCGAACGCCGGGGTGCGAGGCACCTTCACCCCGACGCTGGACACCTCGCTGGCCGAGTTCCGGTCGGTCACCGCGGTCGACCTCGACGGCGTGTTCGTCACGCTGCGCGAGGCGGCGCGGCAGATGATCGCCGGCGGACGGGGCGGCAGCCTGGTCGGGGTCTCGAGTCTCGGCGCCTTCCAGGGCATGCCCCGCCAACCGGCGTACGCCGCCTCGAAGGCGGGCGTCACCGCGCTGATGGACAGCCTGGCCGTCGAACTGGCCCGGCACGGCATCCGCGCGAACACCGTCGCTCCCGGGTGGTTCGACACCGAGATGACCTCGGAGGGCCTGGCCGACGAGCGCTTCCGGTCCCGCGTGCTGCCCCGCGTTCCCGCGCGTCGTTGGGGTAGCGGCGACGACGTCGCCGGTGTGGCGGTGTACCTGGCCGGCCCTGCGAGCAGCTACCACACGGCCGACGTGCTGCGCATCGACGGCGGCTACCTGAAGTTCTGACAACTGCCGACCGGGCCGTGGTGAAGCGCCTACCCTGACGCCATGAGCGAGCGGACCAGCTGCGCGGTCGTCGGCGGCGGGCCGGCCGGGATGGTGCTCGGCCTGCTGCTCGCCCGCGCCGGGGTGGAGGTCACCGTCTTCGAGAAGCACGGCGACTTCTTGCGTGACTTCCGCGGCGACACAGTGCATCCCGCCACACTGCGGCTCCTCGACGAGCTCGGGTTGTGGCCGGCGTTCGACGCGCTGCCGCAGAGCCGGCTGCGGCAGTTCACCATCGACGCGGCTCCGGGGCACCCCGTCACGATGGTCGACTTCGAACGCTTACGTCTGCCCCATCGGTACGTGGCGATGGTGCCGCAATGGGATCTGCTCAACCTGCTGGCCGAGGCCGGCGCCGCCGAGCCCACGTTCACACTGCGGCTGGACACCGAGGTCACCGGACTGCTGCGCGAGCAGGGCCGTATCACCGGTGTGCGATATCGAAATGCGCTCGGCGACGGCGAACTTCGCGCCGACGTGACCGTCGGGTGCGACGGCCGCGGGTCGCTGGTCCGGCACGCCGCGGGGCTCTCGGTGCGGGAGTTCCCGGTGAGCTTCGACGCGTGGTGGTTCCGGTTGCCGCGGAACTCCGACGAGGCCGGCTTCAGCCTGTTCCCCCGCATCGCCCCCGGCAAGGCCATGGTCGTCATTCCGCGGGAGGGTTACCTGCAGATCGCGCTGCTGATCCCGAAGGGGTCCGATGCCCGGCTGCGGGCGCGCGGGCTGGCCGCCTTCCGTGCCGACGTGCTCGAGCTGCTGCCCGAAGCCGGTAACACCGTCGAGTCGATCACCACCCTCGACGACGTCAAGCACCTCGACGTGAAGCTGAACCGCCTGCGCCGCTGGCACACTGACGGACTCCTGTGCATCGGCGACGCGGCCCACGCGAT
This window contains:
- a CDS encoding ABC transporter permease; this translates as MPAAPRLRHRVTLAFLLVPPLAWLIVAYLGSLAVLMVSAFWSRSSFTGAVVRTFTTDNLVRVVTEEVFRTTTLRTVGVALTVTVMCAVLAVPLALYMAKMASPAVRIALVVAVTTPLWASYLVKAYAWRMLLSPEGPMHWAIGYSPGYGLTATVITLTYLWLPYMVIPVFAAFQRVPDSLVDASSDLGASDLTTLRLVVAPMVFPGVAAGSIFTFSLSLGDYIAVTIVGGKTQLLGNIIYGQLVTANNQPMAAALSLIPLTAILLYLFAMRRTGALENV
- a CDS encoding ABC transporter permease; translation: MLSSRMRGTARVWTVLVLIFIYAPLTLVVVNAFNASKTFAFPPSGFTLQWWRTAWASEGMWTSLGNSVVVGLAATAVALVLGTMAAFAVQRYEFFGKQTVNLLVVLPITLPGIVTGIALNATFTSALGVTLGLATVIVGHATFCIVIVFNNTQARLRRLGTSMEDASADLGASAWQTFRFVTLPMMRGALVAGAILAFALSFDEVVVTTFTAGPTVQTLPIWIFGNLFRPNQAPVINVVAAALTLIAIVPVWLTQRIGGDPAGTRI
- a CDS encoding SDR family NAD(P)-dependent oxidoreductase, yielding MTPNPFDLTGHVSVVTGGGSGIGLGIAHGLARAGASVAILGRSPERLETAAASLRARGRPVLAIPCDVTDEPTVTATMARIRDDWGSLDSCFANAGVRGTFTPTLDTSLAEFRSVTAVDLDGVFVTLREAARQMIAGGRGGSLVGVSSLGAFQGMPRQPAYAASKAGVTALMDSLAVELARHGIRANTVAPGWFDTEMTSEGLADERFRSRVLPRVPARRWGSGDDVAGVAVYLAGPASSYHTADVLRIDGGYLKF
- a CDS encoding FAD-dependent oxidoreductase, which gives rise to MSERTSCAVVGGGPAGMVLGLLLARAGVEVTVFEKHGDFLRDFRGDTVHPATLRLLDELGLWPAFDALPQSRLRQFTIDAAPGHPVTMVDFERLRLPHRYVAMVPQWDLLNLLAEAGAAEPTFTLRLDTEVTGLLREQGRITGVRYRNALGDGELRADVTVGCDGRGSLVRHAAGLSVREFPVSFDAWWFRLPRNSDEAGFSLFPRIAPGKAMVVIPREGYLQIALLIPKGSDARLRARGLAAFRADVLELLPEAGNTVESITTLDDVKHLDVKLNRLRRWHTDGLLCIGDAAHAMSPAGGVGINVAVQDGVATARLLADKLRRGSVASRDLAAVRRRRIVATVLTQALQRQLDARLLGPVVRGEDVTGPPAGLIRLMERVPWLSAIPAYLVGVGIRPERAPQFARRTARQR